A window of Poecilia reticulata strain Guanapo linkage group LG23, Guppy_female_1.0+MT, whole genome shotgun sequence genomic DNA:
cctgctctggACGAAGGTCGCTGAATTAGTTTTAGAAAGCTCGCCTCTTGGGGCCTTTGCCTCTGGATCCGACTGTAGAAATGGGAAGCGGGTCGCTCTTCCTCTCCATGTCGACCAGGTTGTAGATGGTTTTCTGGCAGGTTAGCAAGTCCTCCTCAGTGAGAAGCTCTTTCACTATCAGGTTAGCCAGCGGGACCACCTGGTGGAGATGAACAACAACGCATACACAAATCTCTTAATGCCGATTAGACGTAAACGAGgcgaatatttaaaaaaaacaaactatagaGAATTCAAAGTGATGCTCACCGCCTGCATGTTGAAGATGGTAGTCTGGGAGATGATCATTGGCCAGTATCTGGTGTAACGTTCCAGCTGAGCTTTGGCCCTTTCTACCGGCAGCTTCCCTGAAGGATTGTGAGAAGACTCTGCGACAGGAGTGAGCCGGTTGTCCCTCATAAACTCGCCAAAATCCTGAGGGAAAACGGCAACGCTGCGGTTAAATCGTGCGTCGCATCTCAGCGCGGCGAGCGCAGCGAGCTGAACGCACGGTGATTCTGTAGTCCGTCACTCGGCCGCCGCAGCCCTCGCTGATGGAGGGCGGGTCCTCCAGGGTGGAGCGGTTGCTGTTGAGGACGTGCAGGAAGATCTCGCCTCCGTGGCTGCTGAGCATGTGGCTGATGACCTTAGACCCCGACTTTCTAGGTTGCTCTAATAACACTGATCTCCCTatgagcaaaaaacaaataaaaatgaaaaataggagCAATCATAAAACGTTAATTTTTGAGAACAGCACCACTGAAAGAGATCAACAGCTCACCGTTAAGAAGAAAGTTTGTCAGGCATGACGATGGACGACTGTTTACGTCTGTAGGGGAGATGCGGTAGGCTCCTGTGCAATAATGCAGTTCTGCagtggtaaataaaaataatcaaagagtTGTTAAGGGATTTATAATTATTGCACTCGTTAACGTAACTTTAATGCGGGAAATTCTGTATTCTACGAAGTAAAGCACTATGCATTATCGTCTTCTTAAATTATAGCTGCTTCAAGATAATTTAATGACATGTAGATGCTTAAAATGAACATACGGTATAACTGAGGTcaggtttatttctttgtttcaagcAAAAGATTGATCTGTTGTACAACTTTTAGATATCCGTTTGGCTTAGTTGCCCATTTATTTGCCTTCAGATAAACAACATTAGTCAATTGCATAATTACGTAGTTTATGTGATGGCTTGTTATACActttttgtgcaaaatgaaagtgaaatgaaGGTTTCAAATATACCAAATACGCAGTTTCCCCTTGGAGATGAGTAAAAGTATTTCAGTTAaggataaaacataaataaaactcgTGTCGATCGGTCCCACCGATGCTGTTCGTCCGGGGCGTGCACCATTTCAGCGTCATCGTCTCTTTGACTCCGTTTTCTCTAGTGCTTGTTCCTGCCATGTGCAAGTCCCCTGCAGAATACACACCCCGAAGGTCAAATATTGGATCACACTTTGAAAGCATTCGCTTCAACTACTTCAACCCACGGTCCCTGTGATGCATAAACACCCACCGCTTTTAAAGAACTCAATGTGTGCGTCTCTGTGATGCAGGAGCTCGACGTCGTAATTCGCCGACGTGTTGGCGTGCTGCTCCTCCTGTCCGCCCGCACACAAAGTGACAAACACGGGTGAGACTGGAAAACTGGGGCTCAAGCGTAAACAGATATGCAGAGGCAAACGTTAATTCTGCTTGCTGATTTCATGTATCCGAAAAGGAGGAACGAGGATGGgcgaagtgaaagaaaaatgatggtTGCTCTGGGAACCGTTTGAGGACAAACTGTGTCGTATGTTTGGGATCAagtctgatttgatttgacacacaaaagacaaaaaaataataataataactgctTCAGATTTCTCAACCATGTACAgaactttgcaaaagtattcaaaaatCCGAGCCTGCTACAACTGCAACATTTAACGtgttgtataaaaacaaaagtattgcTAAATTGCTAAAGTATAAACCAAAAAGAAATCGATAAACTGGTTTGAAAACTCGACTGTCCactttttgcataaaaagcaAACCTGGGTGTTTTTTGGGGCACGCTTCCACCAACTTTGGAAAAGCAACAGAATCAGATTTTATCCAGCGAATTGAAATTcggtttgaactttgactaggccattcttaCTCATGAGAAcgctttgatttaaaactttctATTACAGCCTTGGCTCCCGTTCATCTTCCCATGAACTCATCCCGGCTACAGATGTACTCTGATGATGTGTTCAAGTTGCTTGTAGgtcaaaaaagctttttttctttcccatctTCAATAAAAGTTTGACTAATAGTTGTTCTGCCTCTTGGCTGTTTCTTTGATTAACGCTCTCATTCTCACATGGGTCATGTCTTATGGATATTAGCAGTTGCACCATACttgttgcattttcagatgAGGGGCAGACTAGTCTTATGTGAAATGTTTGAAGCTTTAGAttgcattggattttatttaggggtttcACGGTAAAGGGTCTGAAAGaggttgaatatttttgcagtgtactgtACATTTGGCTAGGACTCAATCGGACTTTACAAGGGAGCACATGGACacactgaatggaaaaaaaaaaaacagtttttcattgGAGGACAATAACTGAAAGGGAGGgaaaacagagcagagcaggactGGAAAACTTTCCAGGAATACACACTGATGGCAGTAAAAGTAACTCAGAGGAGGCAATGCTGGTCACATTTACACACAACAGCTACACAATCAAGGttgttgttacattttaatctggtagaaaatgtcacaaataagGTCAATTCTCTCTCTGGAGCAGTAAACACTTTCAGACCAACGTTGCCTGTTCTCTACTTGAGCCTcggcaccaaaaaaaaaaaagacaagtttcAACAGCGGAGCTACATGCTGTGAACTCTTCCCTATTGCGTActttgatgtgtgtgtgatcAGAGTACTAACCTGTTCGCAAACATTTAATGTGGGctagcaaaacagaaaatacagcaTGAAACCAGCAGCACGTTCACAGTCATATCAACATGCAGATgggctgaacaaaaaaaacaaacaaaaaaataaaaaaaaaaaggacggGGCTGGAGAGATTTGTTACGACGATTCagcaagcaaaaagaaaaacaatgtgctTTAGAAAGGAGGAAGTAACAGAAATGCAAGCAATATAATGAGGAAAATAACCAAGCACAGTGATCTCaactcatttttttatgttttttttttctagaagcaAGAACAAAACACGTCAAAGTTTTATGTTGGTgaacaaaaaatacacacaaaaaggAATCAGAAGCAGGTCCCTTACCTTCATGGGGATGTTTGTTATGGTGGTGGAGGCCAAGTCAAAGTGCTGCTGGACCAAAATGTTGAGTTTAGAAGCCAGATGTCTCCCAGCACGCACGCTGTGGACTTCACTTGTGAGAAGCGGGGAGATCTGAAGGAGACACGGTACAGTGTGGTGTTGTAATACTAGCAGATgagcagtttgtgtgtgtgtgtaatatgCACACTTAGCCACCCGGGGTCTCACCACACCTCTTTCTTGGGTCGGTCTGACACCAATGTTTCCTCCCCCTGTGGGTAGATGTGAACTAGCACCAGATCACACTGCTGGATGGCCATCAACCTGAAACCCACACGGATAAAACAGTCCAGGATCCCATTTGGGTGAAACTGACTTAACCCCAAATGTAAAGCTAATTTAACCAAATTAAGCGTGTTGGCTTACAGACCTGTCAGAGCCGGCTGCCAGcttgttttgttctgaaatgGTTTCCTGAATGCAGTCCTCCAACATCCGCACATGAGTATCACTGACAGAGCAAGAAACAGAGGTGACAAATGACCAGAAAGCTACTTTGCAgcaattctgatctttcatgtCTCATTTTTGACTTCCCATCATcatgttttgttgctttgtatTTGGCGTTGGTCCAATAGTGaagatttttgcttttaacttttttttttctgatcatattttttcttttttttaaaacgcaTGTTGAGGATCATTTGTTATCGAGCACAAACCTTAGTTATTCAGGTAATTATTCAAGTATGCCCAAATTTAAATATGCACTTGTACAAGGAAGTAGCTTTAAAGAACCTAAGCGGTGTCCACTGCTATTTTACCTTTTAGCATTAGTTAAGCAGATAATTCGCCCTCTGTTTGCCACTCTCTCCGCTGTGTCCATTAAAGCTGTGCGCTTCTCATGCTGCAGCTCCGTGATCTTGCACAACGCCTCCACTGCAGCGACCAGGCCGTGCAAAATGCTGCAGCACTCCGGGTCCTCGCGCGGATTTGGTGGCCCGACGGCTGACAGAGCCGACATTAGCTGGAAATCAAAAAAAGAGATCAACTtttaagttgttgttgttttttttcttttggagatGTGACAATGTTCAAAATAGCCCATTCATGTAGAGATGCCTACTTCGTGGGTGCTCTGATCTTCTCGCCTCCATGTGTTTAATATGTGGAACTCTGAGTCACTCACAATGTAATTCACCTGGAAAAGATAGCAGCACGAGTTCTTTAAACAGTTTACCTCACCatatttcagaaagtttttcatGGGGAGCAAGAATTGCTACTGCAGAAAAGAATGGACTTAGTTATTATACTGAAACTTTAAGaccaaaaagttttgttttgtttttttttaaatcaagttgtaaaaagataattaaaatgatctttttaaacacaaaaattgaaCAAATAAGAAAGGATCCAACCAGCTTGTCCTTCGGGTAAACATCGAAGAGGATCCTGCAGTACTCCATGGAGCACTCCACGGCGCAGGTCCAGAGGGACTTGGACACGGGGGCCAGAGGAATGACCCCTTGGGCTCGGCTCTTCGTTAGCACGTCACACTCAACCTGCTGACGACTGGACTCGGCCATGTAGGGACAGTGGTCCACCACGAAGACCGTCTTGTGTGCTACtgaaaacatcttcattttgcAAATCTGTATagtgtaaaatctgaaaaacacagGACAATTTAGTGagataaaagcataaataaagcAGAGTGTCTAGTTTAtagaaactttaacaaattGAAATTGTGTTAGCATgacatttgagcttttttttcagacccatattaatcatttttctcCACTTGCTTTACATAAAAGACGGGAGTTGGTTATCGCATTCAGTACCacatcatatatatatttagttgaGATTGATGGGTTAAACAAAACATGACCTGTTGCCCAATTATCTCACCTGGTCAGGAAGCTGTCTAGTCTGGAAATCAGATGCGTCTATAAATGGTTATAACTTTCGATCTGGGTGACACTCAGTCTCAGGACATGTTTATAACGGATAACGACGAACTAATGTCAACCGACGTGCTAAAGCAACCGCAGCGTTAGCATGTAAGCTAACAGCAGGCGGATTGTTTTATAGCGTTCAACAGTACAGGCAACTACACATTGGGTCAGTTGTAAAATACTTATATGTGGGTCTTCAGAATAATCCATTAACATATGGTCCGTTTGTAGATGCTTGCTAAAGCCAAGAACAGACAATACTCTTCAGGTCCATTCGGGCTAGCAGTTTTGTTATTAGCGGAAGTAGTTTCACTGGTGTTCCGTCGCTCTTTTGAGTCCCCTCGGTGATGAGATGAACATGTTCCTATTTCCGATCGATGCGATGTCCAAAGTGAATGAACTGAGTGAAAGGAACCCCATTTTCGCCACTTAATTTGTTCACGTTTATGACATTATCGGATTCAACCTTATAGATGTATagatgcagagaaaaataataaataataaaaagacaaaaagtgcTACAGGAAAACATATGCAAGCAGACATGGCCACAGCCATTGTAAAGGTTGGGGTTATCCTTGTTAATTCTAAACTTGCACTCAGTGATTAAAGACCAACCACACACAGGTGTGTCCGGGACATGCCAGAACTGTTCCATTCCTGGTCTTAAACCATAATCAAATAAGTGACAATGTCATAAGGGTCTTCTTACTTGagttaagaagaaaaaaaaataggactGTTCccaaatttgcatttatttgtaaattaaggTCCTAGAATCTTGTGGAAGAGTGGAGAGACACATACTCTAAGCTTTTTGAATTCCAACGATTCGTTTCCCCAGATGATTTGAGAAGCAACGTCGTCTGCTGGTGatctttgaagtttttttttttttttcaaattatgtaGAAATGTGCAGGAAGCTGAGTCACGCTTTAAACCCGGAATGATACATCTATTGctgtttcattttccagcagggcTTGGCACCTGCAAAAACAATGAATACCAGTACTAATGTGCATTACACCAGTGTTCTTGATGTGCCGGAAAATCTTAATCTCATTGATAAT
This region includes:
- the ints13 gene encoding integrator complex subunit 13 isoform X2 — translated: MKMFSVAHKTVFVVDHCPYMAESSRQQVECDVLTKSRAQGVIPLAPVSKSLWTCAVECSMEYCRILFDVYPKDKLVNYIVSDSEFHILNTWRREDQSTHELMSALSAVGPPNPREDPECCSILHGLVAAVEALCKITELQHEKRTALMDTAERVANRGRIICLTNAKSDTHVRMLEDCIQETISEQNKLAAGSDRLMAIQQCDLVLVHIYPQGEETLVSDRPKKEISPLLTSEVHSVRAGRHLASKLNILVQQHFDLASTTITNIPMKEEQHANTSANYDVELLHHRDAHIEFFKSGDLHMAGTSTRENGVKETMTLKWCTPRTNSIELHYCTGAYRISPTDVNSRPSSCLTNFLLNGRSVLLEQPRKSGSKVISHMLSSHGGEIFLHVLNSNRSTLEDPPSISEGCGGRVTDYRITDFGEFMRDNRLTPVAESSHNPSGKLPVERAKAQLERYTRYWPMIISQTTIFNMQAVVPLANLIVKELLTEEDLLTCQKTIYNLVDMERKSDPLPISTVGSRGKGPKRDEQYRIMWNELETLVKTHAGATDRHQRVLDCIIACRSKPPEEEERKKRGRKREEREDRTEKNGSKEAEDKSWQESERLKGLLEKEDQESEVIKDSPDSPEPLNKKPRLISEDVQPPERAKGPATLLSMWTNRITVANSRKHQEFFGRAGSVNSKFELYQHLKEENGIDTHENGKAAR
- the ints13 gene encoding integrator complex subunit 13 isoform X1; translation: MKMFSVAHKTVFVVDHCPYMAESSRQQVECDVLTKSRAQGVIPLAPVSKSLWTCAVECSMEYCRILFDVYPKDKLVNYIVSDSEFHILNTWRREDQSTHELMSALSAVGPPNPREDPECCSILHGLVAAVEALCKITELQHEKRTALMDTAERVANRGRIICLTNAKSDTHVRMLEDCIQETISEQNKLAAGSDRLMAIQQCDLVLVHIYPQGEETLVSDRPKKEISPLLTSEVHSVRAGRHLASKLNILVQQHFDLASTTITNIPMKPTLNVCEQEEQHANTSANYDVELLHHRDAHIEFFKSGDLHMAGTSTRENGVKETMTLKWCTPRTNSIELHYCTGAYRISPTDVNSRPSSCLTNFLLNGRSVLLEQPRKSGSKVISHMLSSHGGEIFLHVLNSNRSTLEDPPSISEGCGGRVTDYRITDFGEFMRDNRLTPVAESSHNPSGKLPVERAKAQLERYTRYWPMIISQTTIFNMQAVVPLANLIVKELLTEEDLLTCQKTIYNLVDMERKSDPLPISTVGSRGKGPKRDEQYRIMWNELETLVKTHAGATDRHQRVLDCIIACRSKPPEEEERKKRGRKREEREDRTEKNGSKEAEDKSWQESERLKGLLEKEDQESEVIKDSPDSPEPLNKKPRLISEDVQPPERAKGPATLLSMWTNRITVANSRKHQEFFGRAGSVNSKFELYQHLKEENGIDTHENGKAAR